Proteins found in one Miscanthus floridulus cultivar M001 chromosome 4, ASM1932011v1, whole genome shotgun sequence genomic segment:
- the LOC136551000 gene encoding pyruvate kinase isozyme A, chloroplastic-like, which yields MAAAAPANSLLHAPAPRGAAATRLPLSPPEPAPPFLLRLRARRPHRRLLRSTSPTAASDLTAFPPPNPNGIFASDPPIDVDAATEAELRENGFRSTRRTKLVCTVGPATSSPDQLEALAVGGMNVARLNMCHGDREWHRAAIRAVRRLNEEKGFAVAVMMDTEGSEIHMGDLGGASSVKAEDGEVWTFSVRSFELPLPERTINVNYDGFAEDVRVGDELLVDGGMAQFEVIEKIGPDVKCRCTDPGLLLPRANLTFWRDGSIVRERNAMLPTISSKDWLDIDFGIAEGVDFIAVSFVKSAEVIKHLKSYIAARGRGSDLAVIAKIESIDSLKNLEEIIRASDGAMVARGDMGAQVPLEQVPSIQQKIVQLCRQLNKPVIVASQLLESMIEYPTPTRAEVADVSEAVRQRADALMLSGESAMGRYPDKALSVLRSVSLRIEKWWREEKRHEALELQSVSSSFSDKISEEICNSAAKMANGLGVDAVFVFTKTGHMASLLSRCRSDCPVFAFTTSTSVRRRLNLQWGLIPFRLSFSDDMESNLNRTFSLLKARGMIQSGDLVIALSDMLQSIQVMNVP from the exons atggccgccgccgcccccgccaaCTCCCTCCTGCACGCACCAGCCCCCCGCGGGGCCGCCGCCACCCGCTTGCCCCTCTCTCCTCCCGAGCCCGCTCCTCCCTTCCTCCTCCGTCTCCGCGCTCGGCGCCCTCACCGCCGCCTCCTCCGCTCCACCTCCCCGACCGCCGCCTCCGACCTCACCGCCTTCCCTCCCCCGAACCCGAACGGGATCTTCGCGTCCGACCCGCCCATCGACGTGGACGCCGCCACGGAGGCGGAGCTGCGGGAGAACGGGTTCCGGAGCACGCGCCGCACCAAGCTCGTCTGCACCGTGGGCCCCGCCACCTCGTCGCCCGACCAGCTCGAGGCGCTCGCCGTCGGCGGGATGAACGTGGCCCGCCTCAACATGTGCCACGGGGACCGGGAGTGGCACCGGGCCGCCATCCGCGCCGTCAGGAGGCTGAATGAGGAGAAGGGATTCGCCGTCGCCGTCATGATGGACACCGAGGGCAGCGAGATCCACATGGGCGACCTCGGCGGCGCGTCCTCGGTCAAGGCGGAG GATGGAGAAGTATGGACGTTTAGCGTTAGATCATTTGAACTGCCTCTCCCAGAACGAACTATTAATGTGAACTATGATGGATTTGCTGAAG ATGTGAGAGTTGGTGATGAGCTTCTTGTGGATGGTGGAATGGCTCAGTTTGAGGTGATTGAGAAGATAGGACCAGATGTTAAGTGCCGTTGCACAGATCCTGGTTTATTGTTGCCACGTGCCAATCTTACATTCTGGCGTGATGGCAGTATCGTCCGTGAGAGGAATGCTATGCTTCCTACAATTTCATCAAAG GATTGGCTTGACATAGACTTTGGAATTGCCGAAGGTGTAGATTTCATCGCTGTTTCATTTGTCAAGTCTGCAGAAGTAATTAAACACTTGAAAAGCTACATAGCTGCAAGGGGCCGTGGCAG TGATTTAGCAGTCATTGCAAAAATTGAGAGCATTGACTCTTTAAAGAACCTGGAGGAGATCATCCGAGCATCAGATGGTGCCATGGTAGCCCGAGGGGATATGGGGGCACAGGTTCCCTTGGAGCAGGTCCCCTCAATACAACAAAAGATAGTTCAACTGTGCAGGCAGCTTAACAAGCCAGTCATTGTTGCTTCTCAGCTTCTCGAATCGATGATAGAGTATCCCACACCCACCAGGGCTGAAGTTGCAGATGTTTCTGAAGCTGTCCGCCAGCGAGCTGATGCTCTAATGCTTTCTGGCGAGTCTGCAATGGGAAGGTACCCGGATAAGGCTCTTAGTGTTCTAAGGAGCGTTAGCCTAAGGATTGAAAAGTGGTGGAGAGAGGAGAAGCGTCATGAGGCCCTGGAACTTCAAAGTGTTTCATCTTCCTTCTCTGACAAGATATCAGAAGAGATCTGCAACTCAGCAGCTAAAATGG CTAATGGCTTGGGAGTAGACGCCGTTTTTGTTTTCACCAAGACTGGCCACATGGCCTCCCTGCTCTCGCGGTGCCGCTCCGACTGCCCAGTTTTCGCCTTCACAACCTCGACGTCTGTCAGGAGACGGCTGAACCTCCAGTGGGGCTTGATCCCCTTCCGCCTCAGCTTCTCCGATGACATGGAGAGCAACCTGAACCGCACCTTCTCCCTGCTCAAGGCCAGGGGCATGATCCAGTCTGGCGACCTCGTGATCGCACTCTCAGACATGCTGCAATCCATTCAGGTGATGAACGTACCCTAA
- the LOC136548090 gene encoding uncharacterized protein has translation MAHLLAPPNNGAAVLPTDDDGGQLRPPTKLLGCLRTVGRPTSKTNPLLVAAVYNAADISCVDVKLVDVASGATVARLDRQGNGHFGVTGGLLCLVGTGGMAAVSVLDPATGDVTSIPAYANGNKISSAYVFGHVPATGEHKVLRVYTAEYGETKQSCEILTLSGSGGKQQRWRPAPSPPVVVGTAPSRHWAVTRGVAHFLIPQRAEYDVIASFDMATEKWRPALLQCPLSSAKRYCCSDSLSLVELNDCLVFVHLDYLSVAMGMWVLTDLDKGTWLRVESLPLGKVLRGGESMAKPLMVLDDGRIAFWVRGPNSVVRVYNPRTGSCEEVVNFGKLCSVVGLYRGSLLGVK, from the coding sequence ATGGCACATCTGCTAGCACCGCCCAACAACGGGGCCGCCGTCCTCCCCACGGATGACGACGGCGGGCAGCTACGCCCGCCTACGAAGCTCCTCGGCTGCCTCCGCACCGTCGGACGGCCAACCAGCAAGACGAACCCGCTTCTCGTCGCCGCCGTCTACAACGCCGCCGACATCTCCTGCGTCGACGTCAAGCTCGTGGACGTGGCGTCCGGCGCGACGGTCGCCCGGCTGGACCGCCAAGGCAACGGCCACTTCGGCGTCACCGGCGGCCTCCTCTGCCTCGTCGGCACCGGCGGCATGGCGGCCGTCAGCGTGCTCGACCCGGCCACCGGCGACGTCACCAGCATCCCGGCGTACGCGAACGGCAACAAGATCTCGTCGGCGTATGTGTTCGGGCACGTCCCCGCGACGGGGGAGCACAAGGTGCTCCGCGTCTACACCGCCGAATACGGCGAGACCAAGCAGTCGTGCGAGATCCTCACcctcagcggcagcggcggcaagCAGCAGCGTTGGAGGCCGGCGCCGAGCCCTCCGGTGGTCGTCGGCACGGCGCCCTCCCGGCACTGGGCGGTCACCCGAGGAGTCGCCCACTTCTTGATCCCTCAGAGGGCGGAGTACGATGTCATCGCCTCGTTCGACATGGCGACGGAGAAGTGGAGGCCGGCGCTCCTCCAGTGCCCGCTCTCCTCCGCGAAGCGCTACTGCTGCAGCGACAGCCTGAGCCTGGTCGAGCTCAACGATTGCCTGGTGTTTGTGCACCTCGACTACCTGTCCGTCGCCATGGGAATGTGGGTGCTGACGGACCTGGACAAGGGGACGTGGCTGAGGGTGGAGTCTCTTCCTCTAGGCAAGGTTCTCCGCGGTGGAGAAAGCATGGCGAAGCCGTTGATGGTGCTGGATGATGGACGCATTGCGTTCTGGGTGCGAGGACCGAACAGCGTGGTGCGAGTGTATAATCCACGGACTGGCAGTTGTGAGGAGGTGGTGAATTTCGGAAAGTTGTGTAGCGTTGTTGGGTTGTACAGGGGAAGCCTCTTGGGGGTCAAGTAG